A single Lactuca sativa cultivar Salinas chromosome 8, Lsat_Salinas_v11, whole genome shotgun sequence DNA region contains:
- the LOC128127569 gene encoding mannose/glucose-specific lectin-like, producing MKMKKIALIGPWGGSDGENWSFKAEGKITKIFINHGEVIDSIGFVSLDDDGNHLHSQRFGGYGGDYTEVHIDNDVEELNEISGTVGWFDGKIVVTSLSFATDVNKFGPFGRENGTHFSLPISKASFAGFYGRSSDYLHAIGVYLRPT from the exons ATGAAAATG AAAAAGATAGCGCTAATCGGACCATGGGGAGGATCGGATGGAGAAAACTGGTCATTCAAAGCTGAGGGAAAGATCACAAAGATATTTATCAACCATGGAGAAGTTATTGATTCCATTGGATTCGTAAGCCTAGATGATGATGGTAATCACCTCCATTCACAAAGGTTTGGTGGTTATGGTGGTGATTATACCGAG GTTCACATCGACAATGATGTTGAGGAGCTGAATGAGATTAGTGGAACTGTTGGATGGTTTGATGGGAAGATTGTTGTGACATCGCTATCTTTTGCAACTGATGTAAACAAGTTTGGACCATTTGGTAGGGAAAATGGGACTCATTTTTCGCTACCAATTTCAAAAGCTAGCTTTGCTGGATTCTATGGGCGTTCTAGCGACTACCTCCATGCCATCGGTGTCTATCTCCGCCCCACATAA